One Pseudomonas sp. MH9.2 DNA segment encodes these proteins:
- a CDS encoding FAD-dependent oxidoreductase: MAERLNNDFQFIEVGRKDPKKKLLRQRKKEFVEIYEPFKPQQSADQAHRCLGCGNPYCEWKCPVHNFIPNWLKLVAEGNILAAAELSHQTNTLPEVCGRVCPQDRLCEGACTLNDGFGAVTIGSVEKYITDTAFAMGWRPDMSKVKATGKRVAVIGAGPAGLGCADVLVRGGVTPVVFDKNPEIGGLLTFGIPEFKLEKSVLSNRREVFTGMGIEFRLNTEVGKDVTIDQLLEEYDAVFMGMGTYTYMKGGFAGEDLPGVHDALDYLIANVNRNLGFEKAPEDFVDMKGKKIVVLGGGDTAMDCNRTAIRQGAKSVTCAYRRDEANMPGSRKEVKNAKEEGVKFLYNRQPIAIVGEDKVEGVKVVETRLGEPDARGRRSPEPIPGSEEIIPADAVVIAFGFRPSPSLWFEEFSIQTDSQGRVIAPEQAQFKHQTSNPKIFAGGDMVRGSDLVVTAIFEGRNAAEGILDYLGL; encoded by the coding sequence ATGGCTGAACGTCTAAATAATGACTTCCAGTTCATCGAGGTCGGGCGCAAAGATCCGAAGAAGAAACTGTTGCGTCAACGCAAGAAAGAGTTCGTAGAAATCTACGAACCGTTCAAACCCCAGCAGTCGGCCGATCAGGCCCACCGCTGTCTGGGTTGCGGCAACCCGTACTGCGAATGGAAGTGCCCGGTGCACAACTTCATTCCCAACTGGCTCAAACTGGTGGCCGAAGGCAATATCCTGGCGGCTGCCGAGCTGTCACACCAGACCAACACCCTGCCGGAAGTCTGTGGCCGGGTATGCCCTCAGGATCGTCTGTGTGAGGGTGCCTGCACCCTCAACGACGGTTTTGGTGCGGTCACCATCGGTTCGGTGGAGAAGTACATCACGGACACCGCGTTCGCCATGGGCTGGCGCCCAGACATGTCCAAGGTCAAAGCGACCGGCAAACGTGTTGCGGTGATCGGTGCCGGGCCTGCGGGCCTGGGGTGTGCCGACGTGCTGGTGCGCGGTGGCGTGACCCCGGTGGTGTTCGACAAAAACCCGGAAATCGGCGGTTTGCTGACCTTCGGCATCCCGGAGTTCAAGCTGGAAAAAAGCGTGCTGAGCAATCGTCGCGAAGTTTTCACCGGCATGGGTATCGAGTTCCGCCTCAATACCGAAGTCGGCAAGGACGTCACCATCGATCAACTGCTTGAAGAATACGATGCTGTGTTCATGGGCATGGGCACCTACACCTATATGAAGGGTGGCTTTGCCGGTGAAGACCTGCCAGGCGTGCACGATGCACTGGATTACTTGATCGCCAACGTCAACCGCAATCTGGGCTTCGAAAAGGCGCCGGAAGATTTCGTCGACATGAAGGGCAAGAAGATTGTGGTGCTCGGCGGTGGTGACACCGCGATGGACTGCAACCGCACCGCGATTCGCCAAGGCGCCAAATCGGTGACCTGTGCTTATCGTCGCGACGAAGCGAACATGCCCGGCTCGCGTAAAGAAGTGAAGAACGCCAAGGAAGAAGGGGTGAAATTCCTCTACAACCGTCAGCCAATCGCTATCGTTGGCGAAGACAAGGTCGAAGGCGTGAAGGTGGTCGAGACCCGTCTTGGCGAGCCAGACGCCCGTGGCCGTCGCAGCCCCGAGCCAATCCCGGGCTCCGAAGAGATCATCCCGGCCGATGCCGTGGTCATCGCATTCGGTTTCCGTCCAAGCCCGTCGTTGTGGTTTGAGGAATTCAGCATCCAGACTGACAGCCAGGGCCGCGTGATTGCTCCGGAACAGGCGCAGTTCAAGCACCAGACCAGCAACCCGAAAATCTTCGCCGGTGGCGATATGGTTCGCGGATCTGACTTGGTGGTGACTGCGATCTTCGAAGGCCGAAATGCCGCCGAAGGAATCCTGGATTACCTGGGTCTGTGA